A genome region from Euphorbia lathyris chromosome 4, ddEupLath1.1, whole genome shotgun sequence includes the following:
- the LOC136225474 gene encoding DNA gyrase subunit A, chloroplastic/mitochondrial isoform X3, producing the protein MSSSSYRTFNPSFMAFSSAARLSGSLIRHRLPLPHTRFSKFNFRLSELRLLSTTRPPLTHLHQVQVHRRAYTSAREEGDNKEQNGTLLTKDSNGDRDRRVVPTELHKEATEAYMAYAMSVLLGRALPDVRDGLKPVHRRILFAMHELGLSSRKPFKKCARVVGEVLGKFHPHGDTAVYDALVRMAQDFSLRSPLIQGHGNFGSVDADPPAAMRYTECRLEALTEAVLLADLDLDTVDFVPNFDNSQKEPSLLPARLPTLLLNGSSGIAVGMATNIPPHNLGELVDVLCALIHSPEATLQELLEYMPGPDFPTGGLIMGNLGILEAYRSGRGRIVVRGKTDVELLDPKTKRTAIIINEIPYQTNKASLVEKIADLVEDKSLDGISDIRDESDRSGMRIVIELKRGSDPSIVLNNLYRLTPLQSSFSCNMVGILDGQPKLMGLKDLLQSFLDFRCSAVERRARFKLSHAQERKHIVEGIVAGLDNLDSVIQIIKEAQSNAAASAGLRNEFGLSEKQADAILDISLRRITLLERKKFIDESKLLMEQISRLEQLLSSRQNVLQLIEQEALELKNKFSTPRRSSIEDSDGGHLEDIDVIPNEEMLLAFSEKGYVKRMKPNTFNLQNRGTVGKSVGKLRVNDAMMDSIVCRAHDYMLYFSDRGIVYSARAYKIPECSRAAAGTPLVQILSLSDGERITSVIPVSEFTGDQFLLMLTVNGYIKKVPLSVFSTIRSTGIIAIQLVPGDELKWVRCCTNGDLVAMASHNGMVILCSCENIRALGRNTRGGVAMRLKEGDKMASMDIIPATLRKDLERMSEDPRSNRNKGPWLLFLSENGYGKRVPLSSFRLSPLNRVGLKGYKFSAEDRLAAVFVVGFSLTDGESDEQVVLVSQSGTANRIKVRDISTQSRYARGVILMRLEHAGKIQSASLMTVAEDEAEESEGEEAELNLRSAIP; encoded by the exons ATGAGTTCCTCTTCTTACAGAACCTTTAACCCTAGTTTTATGGCATTTTCTTCCGCTGCCCGCTTGTCTGGTTCTCTCATCCGTCACCGTCTTCCTCTTCCCCATACCCGCTTCTCTAAGTTTAACTTCCGACTTTCTGAGCTCCGCTTACTATCAACTACCCGTCCGCCCTTGACCCACCTCCACCAGGTACAAGTGCACCGCAGAGCTTACACTTCGGCAAGAGAGGAGGGGGATAATAAAGAGCAAAATGGGACTTTATTGACTAAGGATTCTAATGGGGACAGAGACCGCCGAGTTGTACCCACAGAACTACACAAAGAGGCCACCGAGGCTTATATGGCCTACGCAATGTCTGTTTTACTCGGAAGGGCTTTACCGGATGTTAGAGATGGATTAAAGCCTGTGCACCGGAGGATACT GTTTGCAATGCATGAATTGGGTCTCTCCTCAAGAAAGCCATTTAAAAAATGTGCGAGAGTTGTTGGCGAG GTTCTGGGTAAATTTCATCCCCATGGAGACACTGCTGTCTATGATGCACTGGTTCGAATGGCACAG GATTTCTCCTTAAGAAGCCCACTAATCCAGGGGCATGGGAACTTTGGTTCAGTTGATGCGGATCCTCCTGCTGCCATGCGTTACACAGAGTGCAGGCTTGAA GCGCTGACTGAAGCAGTTCTGTTGGCTGATTTGGATTTAGATACT GTTGATTTTGTTCCAAATTTTGATAATTCCCAAAAGGAACCCTCGCTTTTGCCTGCTCGGCTTCCAACACTTCTGTTAAATGGTTCATCTGGGATTGCG gtTGGCATGGCAACAAACATTCCTCCACATAATCTTGGGGAGCTAGTGGATGTTCTATGTGCATTAATTCACTCTCCAGAAGCCACT TTGCAGGAACTGTTGGAATACATGCCTGGACCTGATTTTCCTACAGGCGGCCTAATTATGGGAAACCTTGG TATCTTAGAGGCATATCGCAGCGGACGAGGACGTATTGTTGTCCGAGGAAAGACAGATGTTGAACTGCTTGACCCGAAGACAAAGCGAACTGCAATTATCATAAACGAG ATCCCTTATCAAACGAATAAGGCATCACTTGTGGAAAAAATTGCAGACCTTGTAGAGGATAAG AGTTTAGATGGCATCAGTGACATCCGTGATGAAAGTGATCGTTCTGGAATGCGGATAGTGATTGAG CTGAAACGGGGATCAGACCCATCTATAGTGCTAAATAACCTATATCGGCTGACTCCTCTTCAGTCAAGCTTTAGCTGCAATATGGTGGG CATTCTTGATGGGCAACCCAAACTGATGGGTCTGAAAGATTTGCTTCAG TCATTCTTAGACTTTAGATGCTCTGCTGTTGAGAGACGTGCAAGGTTCAAGCTTTCACATGCTCAGGAAAGGAAGCATATTGTTGAG GGTATTGTGGCAGGGCTTGATAATTTGGACAGTGTGATCCAAATAATTAAGGAGGCGCAAAGCAATGCTGCTGCATCTGCTGGTCTGAGGAATG AATTTGGTCTTTCGGAGAAGCAGGCTGATGCTATATTGGACATAAGCCTAAGACGAATAACTCTTCTTGAG AGAAAAAAGTTTATCGATGAAAGTAAGTTACTGATGGAGCAAATTTCAAGGCTAGAGCAACTATTGTCGAGCAGACAAAACGTATTGCAG TTAATTGAACAAGAAGCATTGGAGCTTAAGAATAAGTTCTCCACTCCAAGACGTTCTTCCATAGAGGACTCAGATGGTGGTCATCTTGAAGATATAGATGTTATTCCAAATGAAGAAATGCTTCTG GCTTTTAGTGAAAAGGGTTATGTGAAGCGGATGAAGCCCAATACATTTAATCTTCAAAATCGAGGAACTGTTGGTAAATCTGTTGGTAAACTGAGAGTCAATGATGCAATGATGGACTCTATTGTTTGTCGAGCACATGATTATATGCTATATTTTAG TGATCGGGGAATAGTGTACTCAGCTCGTGCTTATAAAATTCCAGAATGCAGCAGGGCTGCTGCTGGGACGCCACTGGTCCAg ATCTTATCTTTATCTGACGGTGAAAGAATAACTTCTGTCATTCCCGTGAGTGAATTTACCGGAGATCAGTTCCTTCTAATGCTCACAGTGAATGGTTACATCAAGAAAGTGCCATTGAGTGTTTTCTCAACGATACGGTCAACCGGAATCATAGCTATTCAATtg GTTCCTGGTGATGAGCTAAAATGGGTTCGCTGTTGCACAAATGGTGATCTTGTGGCTATGGCTTCGCACAATGGAATGGTCATCCTATGTTCTTGTGAGAAT ATACGAGCTCTAGGCCGGAATACCAGAGGTGGAGTGGCCATGAGACTGAAGGAGGGAGATAAGATGGCAAGCATGGACATAATACCAGCTACCCTGCGGAAGGACTTGGAGAGGATGTCTGAAGATCCAAGGAGCAA TAGGAATAAGGGCCCATGGCTATTATTTTTGTCAGAGAATGGTTATGGAAAGCGGGTTCCTCTAAGTAGCTTTCGACTTTCGCCTTTAAACAGAGTTGGTTTAAAAGGTTATAAG
- the LOC136225474 gene encoding DNA gyrase subunit A, chloroplastic/mitochondrial isoform X1 codes for MSSSSYRTFNPSFMAFSSAARLSGSLIRHRLPLPHTRFSKFNFRLSELRLLSTTRPPLTHLHQVQVHRRAYTSAREEGDNKEQNGTLLTKDSNGDRDRRVVPTELHKEATEAYMAYAMSVLLGRALPDVRDGLKPVHRRILFAMHELGLSSRKPFKKCARVVGEVLGKFHPHGDTAVYDALVRMAQDFSLRSPLIQGHGNFGSVDADPPAAMRYTECRLEALTEAVLLADLDLDTVDFVPNFDNSQKEPSLLPARLPTLLLNGSSGIAVGMATNIPPHNLGELVDVLCALIHSPEATLQELLEYMPGPDFPTGGLIMGNLGILEAYRSGRGRIVVRGKTDVELLDPKTKRTAIIINEIPYQTNKASLVEKIADLVEDKSLDGISDIRDESDRSGMRIVIELKRGSDPSIVLNNLYRLTPLQSSFSCNMVGILDGQPKLMGLKDLLQSFLDFRCSAVERRARFKLSHAQERKHIVEGIVAGLDNLDSVIQIIKEAQSNAAASAGLRNEFGLSEKQADAILDISLRRITLLERKKFIDESKLLMEQISRLEQLLSSRQNVLQLIEQEALELKNKFSTPRRSSIEDSDGGHLEDIDVIPNEEMLLAFSEKGYVKRMKPNTFNLQNRGTVGKSVGKLRVNDAMMDSIVCRAHDYMLYFSDRGIVYSARAYKIPECSRAAAGTPLVQILSLSDGERITSVIPVSEFTGDQFLLMLTVNGYIKKVPLSVFSTIRSTGIIAIQLVPGDELKWVRCCTNGDLVAMASHNGMVILCSCENIRALGRNTRGGVAMRLKEGDKMASMDIIPATLRKDLERMSEDPRSNRNKGPWLLFLSENGYGKRVPLSSFRLSPLNRVGLKGYKFSAEDRLAAVFVVGFSLTEDGESDEQVVLVSQSGTANRIKVRDISTQSRYARGVILMRLEHAGKIQSASLMTVAEDEAEESEGEEAELNLRSAIP; via the exons ATGAGTTCCTCTTCTTACAGAACCTTTAACCCTAGTTTTATGGCATTTTCTTCCGCTGCCCGCTTGTCTGGTTCTCTCATCCGTCACCGTCTTCCTCTTCCCCATACCCGCTTCTCTAAGTTTAACTTCCGACTTTCTGAGCTCCGCTTACTATCAACTACCCGTCCGCCCTTGACCCACCTCCACCAGGTACAAGTGCACCGCAGAGCTTACACTTCGGCAAGAGAGGAGGGGGATAATAAAGAGCAAAATGGGACTTTATTGACTAAGGATTCTAATGGGGACAGAGACCGCCGAGTTGTACCCACAGAACTACACAAAGAGGCCACCGAGGCTTATATGGCCTACGCAATGTCTGTTTTACTCGGAAGGGCTTTACCGGATGTTAGAGATGGATTAAAGCCTGTGCACCGGAGGATACT GTTTGCAATGCATGAATTGGGTCTCTCCTCAAGAAAGCCATTTAAAAAATGTGCGAGAGTTGTTGGCGAG GTTCTGGGTAAATTTCATCCCCATGGAGACACTGCTGTCTATGATGCACTGGTTCGAATGGCACAG GATTTCTCCTTAAGAAGCCCACTAATCCAGGGGCATGGGAACTTTGGTTCAGTTGATGCGGATCCTCCTGCTGCCATGCGTTACACAGAGTGCAGGCTTGAA GCGCTGACTGAAGCAGTTCTGTTGGCTGATTTGGATTTAGATACT GTTGATTTTGTTCCAAATTTTGATAATTCCCAAAAGGAACCCTCGCTTTTGCCTGCTCGGCTTCCAACACTTCTGTTAAATGGTTCATCTGGGATTGCG gtTGGCATGGCAACAAACATTCCTCCACATAATCTTGGGGAGCTAGTGGATGTTCTATGTGCATTAATTCACTCTCCAGAAGCCACT TTGCAGGAACTGTTGGAATACATGCCTGGACCTGATTTTCCTACAGGCGGCCTAATTATGGGAAACCTTGG TATCTTAGAGGCATATCGCAGCGGACGAGGACGTATTGTTGTCCGAGGAAAGACAGATGTTGAACTGCTTGACCCGAAGACAAAGCGAACTGCAATTATCATAAACGAG ATCCCTTATCAAACGAATAAGGCATCACTTGTGGAAAAAATTGCAGACCTTGTAGAGGATAAG AGTTTAGATGGCATCAGTGACATCCGTGATGAAAGTGATCGTTCTGGAATGCGGATAGTGATTGAG CTGAAACGGGGATCAGACCCATCTATAGTGCTAAATAACCTATATCGGCTGACTCCTCTTCAGTCAAGCTTTAGCTGCAATATGGTGGG CATTCTTGATGGGCAACCCAAACTGATGGGTCTGAAAGATTTGCTTCAG TCATTCTTAGACTTTAGATGCTCTGCTGTTGAGAGACGTGCAAGGTTCAAGCTTTCACATGCTCAGGAAAGGAAGCATATTGTTGAG GGTATTGTGGCAGGGCTTGATAATTTGGACAGTGTGATCCAAATAATTAAGGAGGCGCAAAGCAATGCTGCTGCATCTGCTGGTCTGAGGAATG AATTTGGTCTTTCGGAGAAGCAGGCTGATGCTATATTGGACATAAGCCTAAGACGAATAACTCTTCTTGAG AGAAAAAAGTTTATCGATGAAAGTAAGTTACTGATGGAGCAAATTTCAAGGCTAGAGCAACTATTGTCGAGCAGACAAAACGTATTGCAG TTAATTGAACAAGAAGCATTGGAGCTTAAGAATAAGTTCTCCACTCCAAGACGTTCTTCCATAGAGGACTCAGATGGTGGTCATCTTGAAGATATAGATGTTATTCCAAATGAAGAAATGCTTCTG GCTTTTAGTGAAAAGGGTTATGTGAAGCGGATGAAGCCCAATACATTTAATCTTCAAAATCGAGGAACTGTTGGTAAATCTGTTGGTAAACTGAGAGTCAATGATGCAATGATGGACTCTATTGTTTGTCGAGCACATGATTATATGCTATATTTTAG TGATCGGGGAATAGTGTACTCAGCTCGTGCTTATAAAATTCCAGAATGCAGCAGGGCTGCTGCTGGGACGCCACTGGTCCAg ATCTTATCTTTATCTGACGGTGAAAGAATAACTTCTGTCATTCCCGTGAGTGAATTTACCGGAGATCAGTTCCTTCTAATGCTCACAGTGAATGGTTACATCAAGAAAGTGCCATTGAGTGTTTTCTCAACGATACGGTCAACCGGAATCATAGCTATTCAATtg GTTCCTGGTGATGAGCTAAAATGGGTTCGCTGTTGCACAAATGGTGATCTTGTGGCTATGGCTTCGCACAATGGAATGGTCATCCTATGTTCTTGTGAGAAT ATACGAGCTCTAGGCCGGAATACCAGAGGTGGAGTGGCCATGAGACTGAAGGAGGGAGATAAGATGGCAAGCATGGACATAATACCAGCTACCCTGCGGAAGGACTTGGAGAGGATGTCTGAAGATCCAAGGAGCAA TAGGAATAAGGGCCCATGGCTATTATTTTTGTCAGAGAATGGTTATGGAAAGCGGGTTCCTCTAAGTAGCTTTCGACTTTCGCCTTTAAACAGAGTTGGTTTAAAAGGTTATAAG